A single Amphiprion ocellaris isolate individual 3 ecotype Okinawa chromosome 15, ASM2253959v1, whole genome shotgun sequence DNA region contains:
- the snapin gene encoding SNARE-associated protein Snapin has protein sequence MAAAAVVEPPSGKDAVAEGLLDLLKPAIQQLDLHVHSVRESQVELREHIDNLATELCRINEHQKVALDLDPYVKKLLNARRRVVLVNNILQNAQERLRRLNHNVAKETARRKTMLEASGVFTSRSPSKP, from the exons ATGGCTGCTGCGGCTGTAGTCGAACCCCCTTCAGGTAAAGATGCTGTTGCGGAAGGGCTGCTGGATCTCCTGAAACCAGCAATTCAGCAGCTCGACTTGCATGTACATTCAGTCAG AGAAAGCCAGGTTGAATTAAGAGAACATATAGACAATTTGGCTACgg AATTATGCAGGATAAATGAACATCAGAAGGTGGCTCTAGATCTGGACCCTTACGTAAAGAAGCTGCTGAACGCAAGGCGGAGAGTAGTGCTAGTAAACAACATATTGCAGAATGCTCAG GAACGTCTGAGGCGACTCAATCACAATGTGGCCAAAGAAACAGCACGAAGAAAGACCATGCTGGAGGCGTCAGGGGTGTTCACCTCTCGCTCCCCGAGCAAACCTTGA